The Synergistales bacterium genome window below encodes:
- the vorB gene encoding 3-methyl-2-oxobutanoate dehydrogenase subunit VorB: protein MSDRVLMKGNEALAEAAVQAGCRHFFGYPITPQNELPEYMSRRLPEVGGVYLQAESEVAAINMLMGAGATGERIMTSSSSPGISLMSEGISYIAGAEVPCVLINMVRGGPGLGGILPGQADYLQATKGGGHGDYHLLVLAPSTLQEGLDLTMLAFDLAEKYRNPVMVLADGFMGQMMEAVEFRKPEPMDLPDKREWAIGYMKERGGRSLVESVHLDPDELDEHNEKLQAKYRRMRDEEIRVETYRLDDAELVVAAFGTTARIARSSVDTLREQGVKVGLVRPITVYPFPYETFETLPESVKAILTVEMNCGQMIEDVKLGVGHDIPVSFFGHSGGHPPQVEEITEKLTELARERGCA from the coding sequence ATGAGTGATCGAGTGCTCATGAAAGGGAACGAAGCGCTTGCGGAAGCAGCCGTACAGGCGGGGTGCCGGCATTTCTTCGGGTATCCCATCACCCCGCAGAACGAGCTGCCCGAATACATGTCCCGCCGGTTGCCCGAGGTGGGCGGCGTCTACCTGCAGGCCGAGAGCGAGGTTGCCGCGATCAACATGCTGATGGGTGCCGGGGCGACGGGAGAGCGGATCATGACCTCCTCGTCGAGTCCCGGGATTTCCCTGATGTCCGAAGGAATCAGCTATATCGCCGGTGCCGAGGTGCCCTGCGTGCTGATCAACATGGTGCGCGGCGGACCGGGACTGGGCGGGATCCTCCCCGGGCAGGCCGACTACCTGCAGGCCACCAAGGGCGGGGGGCACGGCGACTACCACCTGCTGGTCCTGGCGCCCAGCACGCTGCAGGAGGGCCTGGATCTCACCATGCTCGCCTTCGATCTCGCCGAGAAGTACCGCAACCCCGTGATGGTCCTGGCCGACGGGTTTATGGGCCAGATGATGGAGGCTGTGGAGTTCCGCAAGCCCGAACCCATGGATCTGCCCGACAAGAGGGAGTGGGCCATCGGCTACATGAAGGAACGGGGCGGGCGTTCCCTGGTGGAGAGTGTCCACCTCGATCCCGACGAGCTGGACGAGCACAACGAGAAGCTGCAGGCGAAATACCGGCGGATGCGCGATGAGGAGATCCGCGTGGAGACCTATCGCCTCGACGATGCCGAGCTTGTCGTCGCCGCCTTCGGCACCACGGCCCGGATCGCCCGCTCCAGTGTGGACACCCTGCGCGAACAGGGGGTCAAGGTGGGGCTGGTCAGGCCCATCACGGTCTATCCCTTCCCCTATGAGACCTTCGAGACACTGCCGGAGAGCGTGAAGGCGATCCTGACGGTGGAGATGAACTGCGGCCAGATGATCGAGGATGTGAAGCTCGGCGTGGGACACGACATCCCCGTCTCCTTCTTCGGGCATTCCGGGGGGCACCCGCCGCAGGTGGAGGAGATCACCGAGAAACTGACGGAGCTGGCACGGGAAAGGGGGTGTGCCTGA
- a CDS encoding 4Fe-4S binding protein, translating to MPKGHIRVNEERCKSCGLCVEVCPSGVLRISERINSRGYRPVEQFKEGCIACRMCALTCPDVAIEVYRDDEE from the coding sequence TTGCCCAAGGGACACATCAGGGTGAACGAGGAACGGTGCAAAAGCTGCGGACTCTGTGTGGAGGTCTGCCCTTCGGGGGTTCTCCGGATCTCGGAACGGATCAACAGCCGGGGATACAGGCCGGTGGAGCAGTTCAAGGAGGGCTGCATCGCCTGCAGGATGTGTGCGCTTACCTGTCCCGATGTGGCCATCGAGGTCTATCGTGACGACGAGGAGTAG